In a genomic window of Pseudomonas mohnii:
- a CDS encoding HAD-IA family hydrolase, with amino-acid sequence MSAALDEFGPIKAVIFDMDGLLLDTEGIYTEVTSIIAGRYGRTFDWSIKQNIIGRGAGDLARYVVEALDLPISAEEFLVIREPLMRERFPTAQAMPGAQELVRHLKANNIPIAVGTSSSSQSFGQKTTLHRDWFALFDIIVTADDPEVGAAKPAPDIFLTAARRLGVAPQDCLVFEDSPFGVTAAKAAGMTAIAIPDAAMADEKYAHADGILRTLKAFKPSACGLPALEWA; translated from the coding sequence ATGAGTGCAGCGCTGGATGAGTTCGGCCCGATCAAGGCTGTGATATTCGATATGGACGGCTTGCTGCTGGACACCGAGGGCATCTACACCGAGGTCACGTCTATCATTGCCGGGCGCTATGGGCGGACGTTCGACTGGAGCATCAAGCAAAACATCATCGGTCGTGGCGCGGGTGATCTGGCGCGCTATGTGGTCGAGGCGCTGGATCTGCCCATCAGTGCCGAAGAGTTTCTGGTGATCCGCGAACCGCTCATGCGCGAGCGTTTTCCGACGGCTCAAGCCATGCCTGGCGCACAGGAACTGGTGCGGCATCTGAAGGCCAACAACATCCCCATTGCGGTGGGCACCAGCTCTTCGAGCCAGTCGTTCGGCCAGAAAACCACCTTGCACCGCGACTGGTTCGCGCTGTTCGACATCATCGTCACGGCCGATGACCCGGAAGTCGGCGCAGCCAAACCGGCGCCGGATATTTTTCTCACCGCAGCCCGACGCCTGGGGGTCGCCCCGCAGGATTGCCTGGTGTTCGAAGATTCACCCTTCGGTGTCACGGCGGCGAAAGCGGCGGGGATGACGGCGATTGCGATTCCCGATGCGGCAATGGCTGACGAAAAATACGCACACGCCGATGGCATTCTTCGTACGTTGAAAGCGTTCAAGCCAAGTGCTTGTGGTTTGCCGGCGCTCGAATGGGCCTGA
- a CDS encoding 3-oxoacyl-ACP reductase family protein, with the protein MTTQNLSGKVALIQGGSRGIGAAIVKRLAAEGATVAFTYVSSTAKAEALQNSIIADGGKALAIKADSADADAIRGAVTATVDAFGQLDILVNNAGVLAVAPLEDFKLEDFDQTLAINVRSVFIATQAAARHMTAGGRIINIGSTNADRMPFAGGGPYAMSKSALVGLTKGLARDLGPKGITINNVQPGPVDTDMNPADGDFADSLIPLMAVGRYGKAEEIASFVAYLAGPEAGYITGASLTIDGGFGA; encoded by the coding sequence ATGACTACTCAGAACCTCAGCGGCAAAGTGGCTTTGATTCAAGGCGGTTCCCGTGGCATTGGCGCAGCCATCGTCAAACGACTGGCCGCTGAAGGCGCGACCGTCGCCTTTACCTATGTCAGCTCCACGGCCAAGGCCGAAGCGTTGCAGAACAGCATCATCGCTGACGGCGGCAAAGCCCTGGCCATCAAGGCTGACAGCGCCGACGCCGATGCCATTCGTGGCGCCGTGACCGCCACGGTCGACGCCTTCGGACAGCTGGATATCCTGGTCAACAACGCTGGCGTGCTGGCCGTGGCGCCACTGGAGGATTTCAAACTCGAAGACTTCGACCAGACCCTGGCCATCAACGTGCGCAGCGTGTTCATCGCCACTCAGGCCGCCGCCCGGCACATGACCGCTGGCGGTCGGATCATCAACATCGGCAGCACCAATGCCGACCGCATGCCCTTTGCCGGTGGTGGCCCATACGCCATGAGCAAGTCGGCACTGGTCGGCCTGACCAAGGGCCTGGCCCGCGACCTTGGCCCGAAAGGCATCACCATCAACAACGTGCAACCGGGGCCGGTCGACACGGACATGAACCCGGCCGACGGTGACTTCGCCGACAGCCTGATTCCATTGATGGCCGTCGGCCGATATGGCAAAGCCGAAGAGATTGCCAGTTTCGTCGCCTACCTCGCCGGCCCCGAGGCGGGCTACATCACCGGTGCGAGCCTGACCATCGATGGTGGCTTCGGCGCCTGA
- a CDS encoding methyl-accepting chemotaxis protein, giving the protein MSLSSNSMQLSSAEKRWLPWFGKTGKLAMGWSCRLNRPVYPVMEQTFEAIAETRVKLLHNWTREQWEHLSELATTLSRDFSNLDNHPLLDKLGQAEDFSELFVVDTEGAVIVSTWSGHSKSGLCNAKALAEGLKAPFLHGPYSDPLTLQIGPSSSRFHDEVTLMFYQPLKAGGKVLGCLCGRVPNDVLGDLIQREAGHIFAESGDNYLFMVQSRFDPVIQPGVALSRSRFEDGTFTHGDNLKTGVRTPWKTVQVQRHTELELRFTDPATQQLHPGVRETIRTGSNLFVTYPGYSDYRHIPVVGKGVTFQLPGSPDRWGMMCEADLEEVYRRRSLSYGLMKPYLATMVGLFACNFLVQHYSGLEQSLIDVCETLSMLAAAVLFSIFGPKRLAARLNEMTGVIRTIAEGEGNLRQRLDTTRMANDETGDMGRWINSFIDHLDAVVGQVIKASHSVGKTNQLMLGRSQDASLTSSEVAEAVHHMMIIVEEQLGEIQQASASAEQMKQAMDEVVSRAREQFLAVQVGTQSIRDVVERSSSSVQLLDSRMAQIGNITSLISDITNQTNLLALNAAIEAARAGEHGRGFAVVADEVRTLATRTSRAADDIRQMVEGLQNETQKAVGFMENGVKDVDNSLRLAEEASSENVQLHQAVESMFSIIQQLNERSLDYGKTIKQVDQSSAEMRQTVVVLQTSAETVRLDANKLQKLVGLFEVSNNSRQSTA; this is encoded by the coding sequence ATGTCGCTATCAAGCAACTCTATGCAGTTATCCTCGGCCGAAAAGCGCTGGTTACCCTGGTTTGGCAAGACCGGAAAACTGGCGATGGGCTGGTCCTGCCGACTCAATCGGCCTGTCTACCCGGTGATGGAGCAGACATTCGAGGCTATCGCCGAAACCCGAGTCAAATTGCTGCACAATTGGACTCGGGAGCAGTGGGAGCACTTGTCCGAACTGGCGACAACCCTTAGCCGCGACTTTTCCAATCTCGACAATCATCCGCTGCTGGACAAGCTAGGTCAGGCCGAGGATTTTTCCGAACTCTTTGTCGTCGATACAGAGGGCGCAGTCATCGTCTCGACCTGGAGTGGTCATAGCAAAAGCGGCCTCTGCAACGCCAAAGCACTGGCCGAAGGTTTGAAAGCGCCGTTTCTCCATGGCCCCTACAGTGATCCCCTGACCTTGCAGATTGGCCCCTCATCCTCGCGCTTTCACGATGAGGTCACGCTGATGTTCTACCAGCCCTTGAAGGCTGGCGGTAAGGTACTTGGCTGTCTCTGCGGGCGCGTGCCAAATGATGTCTTGGGCGACCTGATCCAACGCGAAGCCGGGCATATTTTTGCCGAGTCGGGGGATAACTACCTGTTCATGGTTCAGTCTCGATTCGATCCGGTGATCCAGCCTGGAGTTGCACTGTCCCGCTCACGCTTCGAGGACGGCACGTTCACCCACGGTGATAACCTCAAGACTGGCGTACGGACTCCCTGGAAGACCGTGCAGGTGCAGCGCCACACTGAACTCGAACTGCGCTTCACCGACCCGGCGACCCAGCAACTACACCCTGGTGTGCGGGAAACGATTCGAACCGGTTCCAATCTGTTTGTCACCTATCCAGGTTATTCGGACTACCGGCACATTCCGGTGGTCGGCAAGGGCGTTACGTTCCAGCTGCCCGGTTCGCCTGACCGCTGGGGCATGATGTGCGAAGCGGATTTGGAGGAAGTCTATCGACGGCGTTCGCTGAGTTACGGGTTGATGAAACCTTACCTGGCAACCATGGTTGGCTTGTTCGCCTGCAATTTCCTGGTCCAGCACTACAGTGGTCTGGAGCAGAGCCTGATCGATGTTTGCGAGACATTGAGCATGCTGGCGGCTGCGGTCTTGTTCAGCATTTTTGGCCCGAAGCGGTTGGCTGCGCGGCTAAACGAAATGACCGGTGTGATCAGGACTATCGCTGAAGGCGAGGGCAATCTGCGTCAGCGACTTGATACCACGCGTATGGCCAACGATGAAACCGGAGATATGGGCCGTTGGATCAACAGTTTTATCGACCATCTGGATGCGGTTGTCGGGCAGGTGATCAAGGCCAGCCATAGCGTCGGCAAGACCAACCAATTGATGCTCGGTCGCAGCCAAGATGCCAGTCTCACCTCCAGCGAAGTCGCAGAGGCGGTGCATCACATGATGATCATTGTCGAAGAGCAGTTGGGCGAGATCCAGCAAGCCTCGGCCAGTGCCGAACAAATGAAGCAAGCGATGGATGAAGTGGTCAGCCGGGCGCGCGAGCAATTTCTCGCGGTACAGGTGGGAACCCAATCAATTCGCGACGTCGTGGAGCGGTCCTCTTCGAGTGTGCAGTTGCTTGACAGCCGGATGGCACAAATCGGCAATATCACCAGCCTGATCAGCGACATCACCAATCAGACCAATCTGCTGGCGCTGAACGCCGCCATTGAGGCCGCCCGCGCCGGCGAACATGGTCGTGGTTTCGCGGTGGTAGCCGATGAAGTCAGAACCTTGGCCACACGAACATCCCGCGCCGCTGACGACATCCGGCAGATGGTCGAAGGCCTGCAAAATGAAACGCAAAAAGCCGTGGGTTTTATGGAGAACGGAGTCAAGGATGTTGACAACAGCTTGCGCCTGGCCGAAGAGGCATCCTCGGAAAATGTGCAACTGCATCAGGCAGTGGAAAGCATGTTCAGCATCATTCAGCAGCTTAATGAGCGCAGCCTTGATTATGGAAAAACAATCAAACAGGTCGATCAGTCTTCCGCAGAGATGCGCCAGACGGTGGTCGTGCTGCAGACCAGTGCAGAAACGGTAAGGCTTGACGCCAACAAGTTGCAAAAACTGGTGGGGCTGTTCGAGGTGAGCAATAACTCCCGGCAGAGTACTGCTTGA
- a CDS encoding O-acetylhomoserine aminocarboxypropyltransferase/cysteine synthase family protein produces the protein MKDATIALHHGFKSDPTTKAVAVPIYQNVAFEFDNAQHGADLFNLDVPGNIYTRIMNPTNDVLEQRIAALEGGVAALAVSAGSAAIHYAIQTLTRAGDNIVTTPQLYGGTYTLFAHLLPSFGVDVRFARNDTAEAIAELIDDNTKLVYCESIGNPAGNIIDLEALADVAHARGVPLMVDNTVATPILCKPIQFGADIVVHSVTKYVGGHGNSLGGVIVDSGTFPWSQYPEKFPGLNQPEPAYHGVVYTEKFGPAAFIARARTVPLRNTGAALAPMNAFLLLQGLETLALRMERHTENALKVAQFLQGHAEVEWVSYAGLPDHPHHALAQKYMQGKPSAILSFGLKGGYEAGVRFYDALHIFKRLVNIGDAKSLACHPASTTHRQMNEQEQAKAGVKPEMIRLSVGIEAIEDLIDDLQQALDSTHL, from the coding sequence ATGAAAGACGCAACCATAGCGCTGCACCACGGCTTCAAGTCGGACCCGACCACAAAGGCCGTCGCCGTGCCGATCTATCAGAACGTCGCCTTCGAATTCGATAACGCCCAGCACGGCGCCGACCTGTTCAACCTGGACGTGCCCGGCAATATCTACACGCGGATCATGAACCCCACCAACGATGTGCTGGAGCAACGCATTGCCGCCCTCGAAGGCGGTGTGGCGGCCCTGGCCGTCTCGGCTGGCAGTGCCGCAATTCACTATGCGATCCAGACCCTGACCCGCGCCGGTGACAATATCGTCACCACCCCGCAACTCTATGGTGGTACGTATACCCTGTTCGCTCACCTTCTGCCGAGCTTTGGCGTGGATGTTCGTTTTGCCCGAAACGACACCGCCGAGGCCATCGCAGAACTGATCGACGACAACACCAAGTTGGTGTACTGCGAAAGCATCGGCAACCCGGCGGGCAATATCATCGACCTGGAAGCACTCGCCGATGTCGCTCACGCCCGTGGTGTGCCACTGATGGTTGACAACACCGTGGCTACGCCGATCCTGTGCAAGCCGATCCAGTTCGGTGCCGACATTGTCGTGCACTCGGTGACCAAATATGTCGGCGGCCACGGCAATTCCCTGGGTGGTGTGATCGTCGACAGTGGCACCTTCCCCTGGAGCCAATACCCGGAGAAATTTCCCGGTCTCAACCAACCCGAACCGGCGTATCACGGCGTGGTGTACACCGAGAAATTCGGCCCCGCCGCCTTCATCGCGCGCGCCCGCACTGTGCCACTGCGCAACACTGGAGCGGCGCTGGCACCGATGAACGCGTTCCTGCTACTGCAAGGCTTGGAAACCCTGGCACTGCGCATGGAACGACACACCGAAAACGCCTTGAAGGTTGCGCAATTCCTGCAAGGTCACGCTGAGGTTGAATGGGTCAGTTACGCCGGCCTGCCGGACCATCCACACCACGCACTGGCGCAGAAATACATGCAGGGAAAACCATCGGCGATCCTGTCGTTTGGCTTGAAGGGCGGCTATGAAGCCGGTGTCCGTTTCTACGACGCTCTGCACATTTTCAAACGCCTGGTGAACATCGGTGACGCGAAGTCTCTGGCCTGCCATCCGGCCTCTACTACCCATCGGCAGATGAACGAACAGGAACAAGCGAAGGCCGGGGTGAAGCCAGAAATGATTCGTCTTTCGGTAGGCATTGAGGCGATTGAAGACCTGATAGACGATTTGCAGCAAGCGCTGGATTCAACTCATCTCTAA
- a CDS encoding MFS transporter, with amino-acid sequence MVHVGLLPQVATAHFVSHLHIMVLAALFPLLPVFFGVGYVELGLALSIFNIVTALVQAPMGFVVDHYGARRLLIAGVALGSISFLLIALFPSYSCLLIAMALAGVANAVYHPANYALLSQEINPAHIGKAFSVHTFAGFLGAAIAPVFLLGIATASDPGLAFVGAALVGFVALGLLLIPGSGLARVTRVHHAREPALNIASTRRLSLLSPMILSLTLLFVLLNLSTSAIEKFSVAALMQGQGATLPWANSALTAFLFASAFGVLAGGALADRTQRHGVVAATAFALAAVLTAIVATTRLSELALIIALGAVGFLTGLIAPSRDMLVRAASPKGAEGKTFGIVSTGFNIGGAIGPIGFGWMLDQGHPTAIFWASVTFMSLTVVLTLMQEWYLARTRTSTPLPVAFK; translated from the coding sequence ATCGTTCATGTCGGATTGCTTCCTCAGGTCGCAACGGCGCACTTTGTCAGTCATTTGCACATCATGGTGTTGGCGGCCCTGTTCCCCCTGCTGCCGGTGTTTTTTGGCGTGGGTTATGTCGAGCTGGGCCTGGCCCTGAGCATCTTCAATATCGTCACGGCACTGGTGCAGGCCCCTATGGGCTTTGTCGTTGATCATTACGGGGCCAGGCGTTTGCTGATCGCCGGGGTTGCCCTGGGCAGCATCAGCTTCCTGCTGATCGCACTGTTCCCGAGCTACAGCTGTTTGCTGATTGCCATGGCATTGGCCGGGGTTGCCAACGCCGTCTACCACCCGGCCAACTACGCGTTGCTCTCTCAAGAAATCAATCCCGCCCACATCGGCAAAGCATTCTCTGTCCATACCTTTGCCGGGTTTCTGGGCGCTGCCATTGCACCGGTTTTTCTGTTGGGGATCGCCACTGCGAGCGACCCGGGACTCGCATTCGTTGGCGCTGCGCTGGTGGGTTTTGTCGCGCTGGGGCTGTTGTTGATACCCGGCTCGGGGCTGGCACGGGTGACCCGGGTTCACCACGCACGCGAACCTGCACTCAATATCGCCAGCACCCGAAGGCTGTCACTGCTCTCGCCAATGATCCTGAGCCTGACCTTGCTGTTCGTATTGTTGAACTTGAGCACCAGTGCGATTGAAAAGTTTTCTGTCGCCGCCCTCATGCAAGGACAGGGCGCAACGTTGCCCTGGGCCAACTCGGCGCTGACGGCGTTCCTGTTTGCCAGCGCCTTTGGCGTGCTCGCCGGCGGTGCGCTGGCCGATCGTACCCAACGTCATGGGGTGGTTGCCGCGACTGCCTTTGCACTGGCCGCCGTGTTGACGGCCATCGTCGCCACGACCCGATTGAGCGAACTGGCATTGATCATCGCTCTTGGCGCCGTAGGGTTTCTGACGGGGTTGATCGCACCCTCGCGCGATATGCTCGTGCGGGCGGCATCGCCCAAGGGCGCAGAAGGCAAAACCTTCGGCATCGTCTCCACCGGTTTCAACATCGGTGGCGCAATCGGGCCCATCGGCTTCGGCTGGATGCTGGACCAAGGGCACCCAACGGCCATCTTCTGGGCCAGCGTGACATTCATGAGCCTGACCGTCGTGCTGACCCTGATGCAGGAGTGGTACCTGGCAAGAACCAGAACATCGACGCCCCTGCCTGTGGCCTTTAAATGA
- a CDS encoding glycine zipper domain-containing protein has product MTPMSKSKEVKMSGRLRLPALVLGLLLTPLAMAAGDGTAAVGGGLGGALGNVVGGQMGGSTGAAIGAGVGGAAGSAVGAPKGSRTEAAVGGGLGSAGGSVIGNSLGGSTGSTIGAGLGGAAGGAVGNNLGSDNGSSHSGGGHKHKNKHRNKHH; this is encoded by the coding sequence ATGACCCCCATGAGTAAAAGCAAGGAAGTGAAGATGTCCGGCCGTTTGAGGTTGCCTGCATTGGTTTTAGGCCTGTTGCTCACACCGCTGGCGATGGCGGCCGGTGACGGTACGGCAGCGGTCGGCGGCGGGCTTGGCGGTGCGCTGGGGAACGTGGTCGGTGGGCAGATGGGTGGCAGCACGGGTGCCGCGATCGGTGCCGGTGTAGGGGGTGCCGCAGGTAGTGCGGTCGGCGCACCCAAGGGCAGTCGCACAGAAGCCGCGGTGGGCGGTGGGCTGGGCTCCGCGGGTGGCTCGGTGATCGGTAACAGCCTCGGCGGCTCTACCGGCTCCACCATCGGTGCTGGTCTGGGCGGTGCCGCCGGCGGTGCGGTCGGTAACAATCTGGGAAGCGATAACGGCAGCTCCCATTCCGGTGGCGGTCATAAACACAAGAATAAACACAGAAATAAACATCACTGA
- a CDS encoding PLP-dependent aminotransferase family protein — protein MAKTFELETLKMRLNDAEFQLLDLHQRIQRALRELILDGALDPGLKLPATRVLAKSLGIARDTVENAYVQLHRDGFIVRREGAGSYVSETVGTELRGVTRRRIKAQEVKSSQAAPGAGLSQRGRMILDSGGVNDQQVIKAFATGLPETRTFPTDVWERLQRRVMKEYRANVLLHGDPQGAEPLRKAIATYLNLERGAKCTPDQIMVLSSTRQALFLCAQLLVDVGKPILLENPGYYGARKAFETAETRVLPIDVDELGIRTDLLYADRSGAHCVYVTPSHQYPTGASLPLERRLELINWAAQQGKWVIEDDYDSEFHYDGQPTACVQGLDKYQRTLYIGTFSKTLYPGLRMGYMVLPHELIKAFTYARSMMDGHTPQILQLTLARFMEDGHYNAHIRAMRKLYAGRRTSMLDAIDKHLDGIVTALRPPGGLQIPCLLRDGWSEEKTIRQAASAGIQLSGLSRLYAGEKKKQGWLLGYSSLTAYEIEAAMQHLAHALKTR, from the coding sequence ATGGCGAAAACGTTCGAACTGGAAACGCTGAAAATGCGCCTCAACGACGCCGAGTTTCAGTTGCTGGATCTGCACCAGCGGATTCAGCGCGCGCTGCGTGAGCTGATCCTCGACGGCGCCCTTGACCCTGGTTTGAAGCTGCCCGCGACTCGGGTGTTGGCAAAGTCACTCGGGATTGCCCGCGACACCGTGGAGAACGCCTACGTGCAACTGCATCGGGACGGTTTCATCGTGCGGCGCGAGGGGGCCGGCAGTTATGTCAGCGAAACGGTGGGCACTGAATTGCGAGGCGTGACACGTCGCCGCATCAAGGCCCAAGAGGTCAAAAGCAGCCAGGCGGCACCGGGGGCGGGCTTGAGCCAGCGCGGGCGGATGATCCTCGACAGTGGCGGTGTGAACGATCAGCAGGTGATCAAGGCATTTGCGACCGGCCTGCCGGAAACCCGCACCTTCCCCACCGATGTCTGGGAGCGCCTGCAACGCCGGGTCATGAAGGAGTATCGCGCCAATGTGCTGTTGCATGGCGACCCGCAAGGAGCCGAGCCGCTGCGCAAGGCGATTGCCACCTACTTGAACCTTGAGCGCGGAGCCAAATGCACCCCCGACCAGATCATGGTGTTGAGCAGCACTCGCCAGGCCCTTTTTCTGTGTGCGCAGTTGTTGGTGGATGTCGGCAAACCGATCCTGCTGGAAAACCCGGGTTACTACGGCGCCAGGAAGGCCTTTGAGACCGCCGAAACCAGGGTTCTGCCCATTGATGTCGATGAACTGGGCATACGCACGGACCTGCTGTACGCCGACCGCAGCGGTGCCCATTGCGTTTATGTCACGCCTTCCCATCAATACCCCACCGGCGCGTCCCTGCCGCTGGAGCGTCGTCTTGAGTTGATCAACTGGGCAGCGCAGCAGGGCAAATGGGTCATCGAAGATGACTACGACAGCGAGTTTCACTACGACGGGCAGCCGACCGCCTGCGTACAAGGCCTGGACAAGTACCAGCGCACGCTCTACATCGGCACCTTCAGCAAGACCCTCTACCCTGGGTTGCGAATGGGCTACATGGTACTGCCCCACGAATTGATCAAAGCCTTCACCTATGCGCGCAGCATGATGGACGGTCACACACCGCAAATCCTGCAACTGACCCTGGCGCGCTTTATGGAAGACGGCCATTACAACGCCCATATCCGGGCCATGCGCAAGCTGTATGCCGGGCGCCGCACCAGCATGCTCGACGCGATCGACAAGCATTTGGACGGCATCGTTACCGCCTTGCGCCCTCCCGGCGGACTGCAAATCCCCTGCCTGCTGCGCGATGGCTGGTCTGAGGAAAAAACCATTCGCCAAGCGGCCAGCGCGGGCATACAGCTTTCCGGTCTGAGCCGTTTGTACGCCGGCGAGAAGAAGAAACAAGGCTGGCTATTGGGTTACTCGTCCTTGACCGCTTATGAAATCGAAGCGGCCATGCAGCACCTGGCCCATGCACTGAAAACCCGCTAG
- a CDS encoding benzoate/H(+) symporter BenE family transporter, with translation MSSSPSSSTLRLRDLVHPIVAGLISVIVNYGGTFILVFQAAKVAGLSPELTASWVWSVSIGVGITGLFLSWKSREPIITAWSTPAAAFLVVALSTTPYAEAVGAYIISAAAFVLLGLSGCFEKIIRLIPPGVAAGLLAGILLRFGIGAFGGMSIDPALVALLVATYVVLKRFTARYAVVGILLLGLAFLLTQGRVDLSGLELQFAAPVFTRPEFSINALLSVALPLFLITLTGQYMPGMLVLRNDGFSTSANPILTVTGLGSLLMAPFGSHAFNVAAITAAICTGKEASEDPSRRWIAGVAAGVFYILVGIFGVTLAAVFMALPATFITTLAGLALLGTIGASLASAMAEVKSREASLITFLASAANITLLGIGGAFWGLLIGLAAYVLLNGRLPRREARVIPAADTVVTTQGANH, from the coding sequence ATGTCTTCTTCACCATCCTCGTCCACCCTGCGTCTACGCGATCTTGTGCATCCGATTGTCGCCGGCCTGATTTCAGTCATCGTCAATTATGGCGGCACATTCATCCTGGTCTTTCAGGCCGCCAAGGTCGCCGGGCTCAGCCCCGAGCTGACGGCGTCGTGGGTGTGGTCGGTGTCGATTGGCGTGGGTATTACCGGGCTGTTTCTCAGTTGGAAAAGCCGTGAGCCGATCATTACCGCCTGGTCGACACCCGCCGCGGCCTTTCTGGTCGTCGCACTGTCCACCACACCCTACGCCGAGGCTGTGGGTGCATACATCATTTCGGCCGCCGCCTTCGTACTGCTGGGTTTGTCTGGCTGTTTCGAAAAAATCATCCGCCTGATTCCGCCGGGCGTGGCTGCGGGGCTGCTGGCCGGTATCCTGCTGCGGTTCGGTATCGGCGCGTTTGGTGGCATGAGTATTGACCCCGCGTTGGTCGCGTTACTGGTTGCCACTTACGTTGTGCTCAAGCGTTTCACCGCACGCTACGCAGTGGTGGGCATTCTGCTGCTGGGGCTGGCGTTTCTCCTGACGCAGGGGCGTGTGGATCTTTCCGGGCTGGAGCTGCAATTCGCGGCGCCGGTATTCACCCGGCCTGAGTTCTCGATCAATGCGTTGCTCAGCGTGGCGCTGCCGCTGTTTCTGATCACACTCACCGGCCAGTACATGCCGGGCATGCTGGTGCTGCGCAACGATGGCTTCAGCACCAGCGCCAATCCTATCCTGACGGTCACAGGGTTGGGCTCATTGCTGATGGCGCCCTTCGGTTCTCACGCCTTCAACGTTGCGGCCATCACCGCGGCCATCTGCACCGGCAAGGAAGCCTCGGAGGATCCGTCCAGGCGCTGGATCGCCGGGGTTGCCGCGGGTGTGTTCTACATTCTCGTCGGGATTTTCGGGGTGACCCTCGCCGCCGTGTTCATGGCACTCCCGGCCACCTTCATCACGACGCTGGCCGGGCTGGCCCTGCTTGGCACTATCGGCGCCAGCCTGGCCAGCGCCATGGCGGAGGTCAAATCCCGCGAAGCCTCGCTGATCACCTTTCTGGCGTCCGCGGCGAACATCACCTTGCTGGGGATCGGTGGGGCGTTCTGGGGGTTGCTGATCGGTCTGGCGGCCTACGTCTTACTCAATGGCCGTTTGCCGCGTCGCGAGGCGCGGGTCATTCCGGCGGCCGACACCGTAGTAACCACCCAAGGCGCCAACCACTGA
- a CDS encoding crotonase/enoyl-CoA hydratase family protein, whose protein sequence is MSELISYHLEDGIATLTLSNGKVNAISPDVIAAFNAALDQAVSDRAVVIITGTPGILSGGYDLKVMTSGPKEAVALVTAGSTLARRLLSHPFPVIVACPGHAVAKGAFLLLSADYRIGTDGPFSIGLNEVQIGMTMHHAGIEIARDRLSKSAFPRSVINGEMFNPKSAVDAGFLDVVVSAEELQGAALAAARQLKKINMTAHKNTKLKVRKEFLEALDNAIILDQEHLG, encoded by the coding sequence ATGAGTGAGTTGATTTCCTACCATCTCGAAGACGGTATCGCGACCCTGACCTTGAGCAATGGCAAGGTGAATGCCATCTCTCCGGACGTGATTGCTGCGTTTAACGCTGCGCTGGATCAGGCAGTGTCTGATCGTGCGGTGGTGATCATTACCGGTACGCCCGGGATTCTCTCGGGCGGTTACGATCTGAAAGTGATGACGTCCGGCCCCAAGGAAGCGGTCGCGCTGGTGACTGCCGGCTCGACACTGGCCCGTCGTCTGTTGTCCCACCCCTTCCCGGTGATCGTGGCTTGCCCCGGCCATGCGGTGGCCAAGGGTGCCTTCCTGCTGTTGTCGGCGGACTACCGCATTGGTACGGACGGCCCGTTCAGTATCGGCCTCAACGAAGTGCAGATCGGCATGACCATGCATCACGCGGGTATCGAGATCGCCCGTGATCGCTTGAGCAAATCGGCATTCCCGCGTTCGGTCATCAACGGTGAGATGTTCAACCCGAAGAGCGCCGTGGATGCCGGCTTCCTTGACGTCGTGGTGTCGGCCGAGGAACTGCAAGGCGCGGCACTGGCTGCGGCTCGTCAGTTGAAGAAGATCAACATGACCGCGCACAAGAACACCAAACTGAAAGTGCGCAAAGAGTTTTTGGAAGCCCTGGATAACGCGATCATCCTGGATCAGGAACATCTGGGCTAA
- a CDS encoding YbjQ family protein, translated as MITTTTHAIEGRQITAYLDIVSAESVQGINVVRDVFAGMRDFFGGRSQTLERALQEARIQATDEIKERARALQADAVVGLNYEIAMPAGKGGMVVVFVTGTAVKLR; from the coding sequence ATGATTACGACCACCACCCACGCCATCGAAGGCCGACAAATCACGGCCTACCTGGATATCGTCAGCGCCGAGTCAGTACAAGGCATCAATGTTGTACGTGACGTCTTCGCCGGAATGCGCGACTTCTTCGGTGGTCGCTCCCAGACATTGGAGCGTGCTCTGCAGGAAGCACGAATCCAGGCCACTGACGAAATCAAGGAGCGCGCCCGTGCGCTTCAAGCGGATGCGGTGGTGGGGCTCAATTATGAGATCGCCATGCCGGCCGGGAAGGGAGGAATGGTCGTGGTGTTTGTCACCGGTACGGCGGTGAAGCTCAGGTGA